The segment CATTTGCTGTTACGATAACTTTAGCTTCAAAATTTGTGAGAGGATCTTTCAATGATTTTTCCGAATAGCCGGAAAAAATGTTGTTAAAAATTGCTCCAATTCGAAAACAGGCTAACACAGCGATAAACGCCTCTGAAAGATTTGGCAGGTAAATCGCTACACAATCGCCTTTTTTAACACCAAATGAACGTAGGACGTTTGCAAATCGATTCACCTCTGCAAGTAGCATATTATACGTATAAAATTTCGTATCGCCATTTTCACCTTCCCAAATTAAAGCAGTTCGGTTTCCTGCACCATTTTCGACATGCCGATCCAGTAAGTTTACACATGGATTGCTGATTCCACCTGTAAAGAACTGAAAATCTGGAAGAGCTCCACTTATTGTTTCCTTCCATGGCTCGTACCACACAAGCTCACGTGCAACGCTATCCCAGAAGGAAGTAGGATCCACTCGCGATTGTTCAAGAAGTTCCTGAAAAGCTTCACTGCTTCCAATAGATGTAGCTTGTCCCTTTTCTTTGTCCGGATAGATAAGTTCACTATTCGCTACTACCTTTAAAATGCCACTTTCATCCATTTACATTCTCCTTTAATTCTTTATTTTTATATTGTAATTACTATTATACATAAATTTCAGAATAAAATAAATGTATTTAATGCGTTTATAAATAAATACAATACATGCAAAATCTGCCTCTCATATTATATGTACAATGAACAAGACTAGGAATTGAAAGGGAGGTTATTTTCATGCAGCAAAACTTAGGAAGCATTATGACATCAAATGTATTTACAGTGAAGGAAACACAGTCTCTACAGGAAGCAGCAGCCGTGATGAGTGAGCATAATATCGGGGCGATTCCTGTTGTTAATAACACTGGTCAAATGACTGGTATTATAACAGACCGCGATATTACGCTCCGATCAACAGCTCAAGGCGAAGCTGCTCAAACACCTATATCAGAGGCTATGACTGCACAACAAGTCGTACAGGGTACACCTGATATGGATGTACACGCGGCGGCACAGTTGATGTCCGAGCAACAAATACGCCGTTTGCCTGTTGTAGAAAATGGACAAGTGGTTGGAATGGTCGCTTTAGGAGATATTGCTGTAGACAACCAATCGAACACTGCCGCAGAACAGGCATTATCGAGTATTTCAACACCTTCTGCACCTCAGAAATAAGTTTGTGATTGGAACTCCCATTTCATGCCAAAAAGGCTGCTTTCGCTAAAAGCTTAAAGCAGCCTCTTTGGTTTTTATGTAAATGGATTTATGTTAGGGGAAAGTTTTCTATTCTTTCAGCAAAGCTTATTCCTTAAGAAATGGATTGATGTTGTCGATGAGATCTTGAAGTTCTTTTGATTGATTATAATACATCTGCTTTGCATTTTGATCATTTGTTTGGATCGCAAAACCTTCTAAATCTGCTTGCATCTTCCTCAGTTGTGCTGCAAGAAGTGGTTTTTGTTTCATTTGTGGTGCTTTTTCTTTATCATCATATAGATCAACATAAACTTTTCCTTTTGAATCGATTTGTGCTAGGAAGACATCTTTAAAATGTTCGGCACCTTGTTTCATCACTTCTCCAAGTAGCCACTCCTCTGTATACCCAAGGTAATTCAAGCGCTTCCTCAATAATTTTCCATCAATAATGATTAACGATGGTGTATGTTCAGGTTCCACCATCATTCCAATATCTTTGGGGGTTAAAGGTTGATATTCTGACTTCTTCATCACACTTAATTCTCCGTTTGTTTCCAGTGTTACTGTTTCAACATCCGATAACTTATACGTGCTTTTTTCTCTTAAACCCAACATGAGGTCATCAAATGTCATCCTAACTTTGGCTAAGTTCTTCTCCAGAACATTTCCATTTCTCATTACAATAATTGGACTGCCTTCTACGATTTGCCTAAACTTTAGAGATTTTACAGCCCCAAATGCAATTATCATTGACAATATACTAAATATAAATATCCCTATTATCCCATCTATTAATTGCATATTCGTATCAATAGCCGCAGAAGCAGCCATATTGCCAATAGAAATACCTGTAATGTAATCGAAAAAGGTAAGCTGTGCGATTTGTTTTTTTCCAAGGATTCTTGTCAGGAGTAAAATAAAAAGGAAGGCAGATATAGAGCGTATGACGATTATTACAAAATCTGGCATTTAGATCCTCCATTAGTGATTACTTATATTCCTATTATGGTTAAAGATACCTATTTTAATCATAGAAATGTTCTACGTGTGCATATGTATAACATGGGATGAAAATTTTAACGGGGAAAGAAGTGATTACATGGATGATAAGTCATCATCAGAAAATGAAAGAACAGGGAGGGAGGATAAAAAAGATGAGCAACTAGAACAATACCGGGAGAAAAACACAGGTCCAGGCAAGAAAATGACGGATGATGCCGGGTTTAAAATTTCAAATGATCGGTGGTCCTTAAAAGCAGGAAAGCGTGGACCTACATTATTTCAAGACTTTCATTTTTATAGAAAGCAGTCACATTTTAGTAGAGAACGGATCCCGGAAAAAGTGGTTCATGCAAGAGGCGATGGGGCATATGGAGAATTTGAGTTATATAAATCAATGAGACATGTCACAAGAGCTCACTTCTTGCAAGAACCTGGCACCAAAACACCTGTATTCGTCCGATTTTCCAATTTTATAGGAAGTAAGGGCTCCAAGGATACAGCAATAGATATACGTGGTTTTGCAACCAAGTTTTACACACAAGAAGGAAATTATGATATGTTGGGACTCTCATTTGCTATCTTCGCCGTTATGGATGCCATGAAATTTTCAGATTTAACGCATGCAGTTAAACCGAATCCGCGAACTGGGGTTCCGCAAGCGACTATTGCGCATGATAATGCCTGGGATTATATCGCCAATAATCAGGAAATTGCTCATTTCGTTATGTGGCTTATGTCCGGTCGGGGCCGTCCAAAAAGCTGGAGAATGATGGAAGGATGGCCAGTCAATACGTTTCGATTTATCAATAAACAGGGGAAGTCAACATTTGTCAGATTTGTATGGAAACCTATGCTTGGCGTTCATTCATTGTTACTGGATGAAGCGAATACAATTGGAGGGGTAGATCCGGATTTCCATCGACGAGATTTACATGAGGCTATTAATTGTGGGGCATATCCAGAATATGAACTCGGTGTGCAGTTGATCGCTGAGGAAGATGAATTCAAGTATGACTTTGATCTTCTAGATGACACGAAACTGTGGCCGGAAGAAGTTGTTCCTGTTGAAATAATCGGTAAAATGACGTTGAACCGGCTCGTTGATAATCACTTTGCAGAAGAAGAACAGTCCTCATTTGACCCAGCAACGGTTGTTCCGGGGATTGACTTCACTGATGATCCCGTGTTGCAGGGCAGATCATTTGCCTACAGGGATACGGATTATCATCGACTTGGTACGGCAAATATTAATAATATTCCGATCAACCAGCCTATTGTCGAAAGGAACTTTAATCAACGACAAGGCGTTGCACGTCATCGAATTGATGTCGATTCCGTAAACTATCATGAAAATTCTTTAGCAGGAAATACACCAGCAGAGACCCCTCCTGAAGAAGGTGGTTATGCGCATTACCCGGAAAAAGTAGATGGACACAAAACGCGGGAACGCGGGGGAGAATCGTTCTATGATTTCTTCACACAGCCAAGACTTTTTTGGAATAGTATGTCACCTGTTGAGAAACAAAACATTGTAGAAACATTTAACTTTCACCTCGAATATGTACAGAGTAAATCAGTCAGGCAGCAAGTTGTCGATATGTTTGGCAACGTTGATACAGGAATGGCAACCGCAATCGCTGAAAATATTGGCGTCAATCCTCCAAAGGGTCCACATGTCCCGGTTGAACAAAGTTCTCCTGCCCTAAGCAATACGCGGTTTTCTGCCTATACGCAAAAAGTCGCTGTTCTTATTAACGATGGTTTTAACGGTAGAGAGGTAAGTAGTGTTCTTGACTACCTACATCACTGCGGGGTTTTCATAGACATCATAAGTGCAAAGCTTGGTACTGTCACAGGTGCAGATGGTACACCACTCAACGTCAATAAGACATTTACTGGAACCTATCCTGTCTTATATGACTCACTCTATGTCGTTGGGGGAGGTTCTGAAAATGAAGCAAAATTCCATCAAGGTGTTATGAATTTTTTAAATGAAGCATATAAACACTATAAACCAATTGGTATTGCCTCAACTGGACAGTCTTATATGCATGCATCAAAAAGTAATAACCTAGCTGGTGTTGTTTTTGCAGCAAATAATCCGGACTTTGAAAAGGATTTTGTCTCTGCAATCGCGAAGCAACGTTTTTGGGATAGAGAATAGTAATTATTTTACAAAACGCTGATAATGGTATTTCTTCAGCGTTTTTATGCTTAGTTGGACAAATGAAAAGAGCCTCAGGTGCGACAGGTTCTTTTGCTTAGACATAATCATCTTTATTATCTATAAGACTAATTTCTTTTCTTCCCATGGTTCTTGTTAGAACAAATATTACTAAAAAGGATACTATAATTCTTAGCAGTAGTTCGGAAATCTCCATTTAAAGATCTACTTTCGTTGTATGATAATATCGTTATTTGTGTGGGATGGATTTTATTCGGTTATGTTCATCAACAGAAGAGAAAAAACTGCCCCAAAAGAAGTAAACACTCCTTTTGAGGCAGCCCAATTTTATGTGCCAGTAATTCTATGTCAGGAAAGTTTCCCTGTCAGCTTCTTATCTACTTCCGCTTAACATTGCAGCACCTTCTCGTACAGCAATGAATTCAGGACGTTCTTTCCCTCCTGAGTACGGTCTTACTAGTGCGTTTTCAACGCTATTATATACCATGAATAAGTTATTGCGGCTATATGGCGTAATATTACCGCTCGATCCATGCATGGTATTGCTTTCAAATAAGGTGATGGCACCAGCTTTTCCGGTTGGCACTGATATACCGCCTCCTTGATCAGCTAACCAACGCAGGCTATCATGATCAGGGACACCAAGCTTTTGTTTCTGCAGCGAATCTTTATAGTTATCATCAGGTGTTTCGCCCGCGCAGCTGACATAGTAGTTATGGGAACCAGGTATAAGCATTAAAGGCCCGTTAAATGTATAGTTGTCGGACAAGGCGATCGATAGACTAACAGCCCTCATCCGCGGCATTCCATCTTCCACATGCCATGTTTCAAAATCCGAATGCCAATCAAATTCTTTTCCTGAGAATTCCGGTTTATAGTTAATTCGAGATTGATGTATATAGACATCGCTACCAAGAAGGTAGTTTACGATATCGAGTAGGCGCTGATCATTCGCAACTTGTTTAAAATAATTGTCATCATTATGCACGTGAAAAATTGATCTGATTTCCTCACTTTGCGGCTCACGAATTACTTTCTCAGAAGTTACGTCTCTACTGGAGTCCTGCAGTTCGAAAATACCGTTTTGCATATCCGTTACTTCCTGAGGTGAGAAGAAATTCTCAATCTGCAAGAAGCCATTTCGTTCATATGAATCAAGCTGTTCTTTGGAAATAGGGGCTTGATTATCTTTTGATCGTTCTGTGTGAATCACAGGATCCTTCCGTTTTAATATCTCCGGTTTGTTATTTTGCCGTGATGGATAAAGATCTTCCATTATAAACACTCCTATCAAAAATTTTTATCTCTTCGATGTCGCGTCTATTGTTGTGTAATTACCGGCTTATATAAGGAAACTTTCCTATGTCTCACTATCTACCCTACTAGATTAAATACAAAACATCAAAGTAGAAATATTAGGATAATAGAAGCAAATAATTGCTTAGGGAAAATAGATAAAGCAAGAAAGAGTTGTTTTCAATAGATTGGATTTTTTGAAGAGAATTGAGTGAATTTTAGGTTTATATTATAACAAGGCAAAAATAGTTGATAATTTTAGGACCGAAGAAACTGCCAGAGATTGGAAGTGCTTTTGGCAGACGCTACGCGAATTTAAAAAATCAACGAATCAGTTAATGGACGATGATGAAACATCAAGTAAATCGAAAGAAGACAAACAGCCTGAAACAACTGAGTAATATGTAAAAAAGGCCAATGGACCCAGTCCACTGGCCAGACAAGATGAATAAAATTATCCTCGACTTTTCAACCTTTTTATAATTTCATTCGTCACCTCTTCTGTCTTATGTTTTCCTCCAACATCCGGGGTCATAATTCCGTTATTTGTTACACTTTCAATTACATCCAGCAAAGCAGTACCGATTTCTTCTTCACCAAAATGATCGAGCATTAATTTCGCTGTCCATATCTGTCCGATTGGATTCGCTATACCTTTACCAATTATATCTGGAGCTGATCCATGGACTGG is part of the Virgibacillus sp. NKC19-16 genome and harbors:
- a CDS encoding CBS domain-containing protein is translated as MQQNLGSIMTSNVFTVKETQSLQEAAAVMSEHNIGAIPVVNNTGQMTGIITDRDITLRSTAQGEAAQTPISEAMTAQQVVQGTPDMDVHAAAQLMSEQQIRRLPVVENGQVVGMVALGDIAVDNQSNTAAEQALSSISTPSAPQK
- a CDS encoding catalase, with the translated sequence MDDKSSSENERTGREDKKDEQLEQYREKNTGPGKKMTDDAGFKISNDRWSLKAGKRGPTLFQDFHFYRKQSHFSRERIPEKVVHARGDGAYGEFELYKSMRHVTRAHFLQEPGTKTPVFVRFSNFIGSKGSKDTAIDIRGFATKFYTQEGNYDMLGLSFAIFAVMDAMKFSDLTHAVKPNPRTGVPQATIAHDNAWDYIANNQEIAHFVMWLMSGRGRPKSWRMMEGWPVNTFRFINKQGKSTFVRFVWKPMLGVHSLLLDEANTIGGVDPDFHRRDLHEAINCGAYPEYELGVQLIAEEDEFKYDFDLLDDTKLWPEEVVPVEIIGKMTLNRLVDNHFAEEEQSSFDPATVVPGIDFTDDPVLQGRSFAYRDTDYHRLGTANINNIPINQPIVERNFNQRQGVARHRIDVDSVNYHENSLAGNTPAETPPEEGGYAHYPEKVDGHKTRERGGESFYDFFTQPRLFWNSMSPVEKQNIVETFNFHLEYVQSKSVRQQVVDMFGNVDTGMATAIAENIGVNPPKGPHVPVEQSSPALSNTRFSAYTQKVAVLINDGFNGREVSSVLDYLHHCGVFIDIISAKLGTVTGADGTPLNVNKTFTGTYPVLYDSLYVVGGGSENEAKFHQGVMNFLNEAYKHYKPIGIASTGQSYMHASKSNNLAGVVFAANNPDFEKDFVSAIAKQRFWDRE
- the thpD gene encoding ectoine hydroxylase; this encodes MEDLYPSRQNNKPEILKRKDPVIHTERSKDNQAPISKEQLDSYERNGFLQIENFFSPQEVTDMQNGIFELQDSSRDVTSEKVIREPQSEEIRSIFHVHNDDNYFKQVANDQRLLDIVNYLLGSDVYIHQSRINYKPEFSGKEFDWHSDFETWHVEDGMPRMRAVSLSIALSDNYTFNGPLMLIPGSHNYYVSCAGETPDDNYKDSLQKQKLGVPDHDSLRWLADQGGGISVPTGKAGAITLFESNTMHGSSGNITPYSRNNLFMVYNSVENALVRPYSGGKERPEFIAVREGAAMLSGSR
- a CDS encoding DUF421 domain-containing protein produces the protein MPDFVIIVIRSISAFLFILLLTRILGKKQIAQLTFFDYITGISIGNMAASAAIDTNMQLIDGIIGIFIFSILSMIIAFGAVKSLKFRQIVEGSPIIVMRNGNVLEKNLAKVRMTFDDLMLGLREKSTYKLSDVETVTLETNGELSVMKKSEYQPLTPKDIGMMVEPEHTPSLIIIDGKLLRKRLNYLGYTEEWLLGEVMKQGAEHFKDVFLAQIDSKGKVYVDLYDDKEKAPQMKQKPLLAAQLRKMQADLEGFAIQTNDQNAKQMYYNQSKELQDLIDNINPFLKE